The Procambarus clarkii isolate CNS0578487 chromosome 39, FALCON_Pclarkii_2.0, whole genome shotgun sequence genome window below encodes:
- the LOC123760335 gene encoding inhibitor of Bruton tyrosine kinase isoform X2: MSRVLESDCTFGCRSRQHGSQISAAIIRGSEAQAIAYMRNLCQRYWCVTDETGKTALHTAASCGKRKVVKWLLSKGASFNQRDWESGYTPLHRALFYGQLHVACALIQAGGSISAVDHDALSPLDHVNFDRPPIVSFTSSLPTHVYVWGNNTNYNLGQTSQHARGTPECLDSLHRECRVIKDVALNKFHTLFLASSGRVYTCGHGQGGRLGLETNSPVITPRPIKAFVHTNVIKVAAGPDHSLFLTDSGQVWSCGTNLYHQLGLSPPPENVYTPRMLTWHKSHKDVIVGIGAAKYHSVMWTSRVLYTFGLNAGQLGHFKNANECTIVTPRNVTSVVVREDSNLASVAVSDGATVLSTSNGDVYVLHQYQIRKVASKMHGVVKVACVGGHLDSKVGADGLIEHGGDDLKIAVLTGRGTGHLYLWTEQSSHLSRCLFSINREISLTDFCLGRHCLAVVTDNGEAFSAIVLPARERKTSEKPLIRKSWGSSSQLIEFLDRSTCVVLRLTRIVALHRTICVMCDPKGLNFAALQNEPNSYLLDLPQVSTSTLKEDFKTLLKEENESDTIHDVVICCGAQKFFAHSYILACHSGYFRHRLFSVKENLKNDNVDVQKEWGTLHNSEKKYFTLQDVPPDIFQEVLVYIYTGSCKLISQDCTSHGQLLDNVTGNNPSMNDWVLSENLQQKPNHSVIKEVEHLQSTNKQKKKKGGKLSRVKTAGTQPVRAALAVAKKLEVTSLERELDKIRILDGYIEAESGGCQKDMKSWEEYKYSREKHQELWDVMIRSKTGDILGAHKCILAARLEYFRCMFGASWIEATASKSLNMPLPTSVLVIILDYLYEDESPKLRHCRDPEFVCNVLAVADQFFITRLREICEDVLSGLLTLKNAAELLEFASNYNAVQLKETAMQFISLNLTAVLENGSLLSISNSDVLVELSGYYRRFIPRMSCRMMTPHNYPPYADELEQILEERPFILPESDEEWDEDTSVKCDKLLSAGGGSGSARKKKRQYRNSQGDTRSRKTSASSVSSSDCDTTRDIEEDLETLDFSDLEERVPSESPDGKPDAKNNYSKLPSMIHPTEIEAVSQVSQDSNSWQKVCKKKSVVGHSVMLVKSPRESPLPENIEIDHRPTGTPSPQKSSQAELDKTVTPSSVSGAPGGASLPKFPSLQNSMVAVQKTGQLPKNRIYFR; encoded by the exons ATGAGTCGTGTACTAGAGTCAGACTGCACCTTTGGGTGTCGTTCCCGGCAGCATGGGTCTCAAATTTCCGCAGCAATCATCAGGGGCTCAGAGGCGCAAGCTATTGCATATATGAGA AATTTGTGTCAGCGTTACTGGTGTGTGACAGATGAAACAGGGAAGACGGCACTTCACACAGCAGCATCTTGTGGCAAGAGAAAG GTTGTGAAATGGCTACTCTCCAAAGGTGCATCATTCAATCAGCGTGACTGGGAGAGTGGTTATACCCCTCTACATCGTGCACTCTTTTACGGCCAGCTTCATGTTGCTTGTGCTTTAATTCAG GCTGGAGGAAGCATTTCTGCCGTAGACCACGATGCTCTTTCACCACTGGATCATGTGAATTTTGATCGCCCACCAATTGTCTCCTTCACCAGCTCATTACCTACTCATGTCTATGTTTGGGGCAACAACACAAATTACAACTTAGGCCAG ACTAGCCAACATGCAAGAGGAACTCCAGAGTGTTTAGACTCATTACACCGTGAATGTCGTGTGATAAAAGATGTGGCGCTGAACAAGTTTCACACACTGTTTCTTGCTAGCAGTGGTCGTGTGTATACCTGTGGTCATGGCCAAGGAGGAAGGCTAGGACTGGAAACCAACTCTCCAGTTATTACTCCACGCCCTATAAAGGCCTTCGTACACACTAATGTTATCAAGGTGGCTGCAGGACCAGACCATTCTCTGTTTTTAACTGATTCTGGACAA GTGTGGAGTTGTGGTACTAACTTGTATCACCAGCTGGGTCTCAGTCCCCCTCCAGAGAATGTTTATACTCCAAGAATGCTTACTTGGCACAAGTCTCATAAAGATGTAATCGTTGGTATTGGTGCAGCTAAATATCACTCTGTGATGTGGACTTCTCGAGTGCTTTATACATTTGGCCTCAATGCAGGACAGCTTGGTCACTTCAAGAATGCTAATGAATGCACTATTGTTACTCCTAGAAATGTAACATCAGTTGTTGTTAGAGAAGATAGTAATCTTGCCAGTGTGGCGGTCAGTGATGGAGCTACAGTGCTCTCAACTTCTAATGGAGATGTATATGTTCTTCATCAGTATCAGATTCGCAAAGTAGCTTCCAAGATGCATGGAGTGGTAAAAGTAGCCTGTGTTGGAGGCCATTTAGATTCTAAAGTTGGAGCTGATGGACTTATAGAGCATGGAGGTGATGACCTAAAGATTGCTGTTCTAACTGGACGTGGAACCGGTCATCTGTACCTGTGGACTGAACAGTCATCTCATTTGTCTCGCTGCCTTTTCAGTATTAACAGAGAAATCAGCTTAACTGATTTTTGTCTTGGTCGTCATTGTCTTGCAGTGGTAACAGATAATGGCGAAGCTTTCTCAGCAATTGTTTTGCCTGCTCGTGAACGCAAGACGTCTGAAAAACCTTTAATTCGTAAATCTTGGGGATCATCAAGCCAACTCATTGAATTTCTTGATCGCAGTACTTGTGTTGTATTACGTTTAACTCGCATTGTTGCATTACATCGCACCATTTGTGTTATGTGTGATCCAAAAGGTCTAAATTTTGCTGCCCTCCAGAATGAGCCAAATTCTTATTTGCTTGATTTACCTCAGGTAAGCACTAGCACTTTGAAGGAAGATTTTAAAACCTTACTGAAAGAAGAAAATGAATCTGACACAATACATGATGTTGTAATTTGTTGTGGGGCTCAAAAATTTTTTGCTCATTCCTATATTTTGGCCTGTCACAGTGGTTATTTCCGACACCGCCTCTTTAGCGTTAAAGAGAACTTAAAGAATGATAATGTGGATGTCCAGAAGGAGTGGGGCACTCTTCATAACTCCGAAAAGAAGTATTTTACTCTCCAAGATGTTCCACCAGATATCTTTCAAGAGgttcttgtgtatatatacaccggTTCTTGCAAACTCATTTCTCAAGACTGTACTTCACATGGCCAGCTTCTGGATAATGTAACTGGAAACAATCCAAGTATGAATGATTGGGTGCTTAGTGAAAATTTGCAACAAAAGCCAAATCATTCAGTGATTAAAGAAGTGGAGCATTTACAATCTACCAACAAACAAAAGAAGAAAAAAGGAGGCAAGTTGTCAAGGGTGAAGACAGCAGGCACCCAACCAGTGCGAGCTGCACTTGCAGTTGCAAAGAAACTGGAAGTTACATCATTagaaagagaacttgataagatAAGAATATTGGATGGATATATTGAAGCAGAGTCGGGTGGATGTCAAAA GGATATGAAGTCTTGGGAAGAATATAAATACAGTCGGGAGAAACATCAGGAACTATGGGATGTGATGATCCGCAGCAAAACTGGAGACATTCTTGGCGCCCACAAATGCATCCTTGCTGCAAGATTAGAATATTTTCGTTGCATGTTTGGGGCTAGCTGGATTGAG GCTACTGCATCCAAATCACTGAACATGCCTTTACCAACCAGCGTACTTGTCATTATTCTGGACTACCTATACGAAGATGAATCTCCCAAGCTACGTCATTGTCGAGATCCAGAATTTGTCTGCAATGTGCTAGCCGTTGCAGATCAGTTTTTTATTACTAGGTTACGGGAAATATGTGAAGATGTCTTAAGTGGCTTGCTTACATTGAAGAATGCAGCAGAGCTATTGGAATTTGCATCAAACTATAATGCAGTTCAGTTAAAAGAAACTGCAATGCAGTTTATCAGTCTAAATCTCACTGCAGTATTAGAAAATGG ATCTTTGCTCTCTATCAGTAATAGTGATGTGCTCGTAGAACTGAGTGGCTATTACAGAAGATTTATCCCTCGCATGTCCTGTCGGATGATGACTCCTCACAATTACCCTCCTTATGCAGACGAATTGGAGCAAATCCTCGAGGAGAGGCCATTTATATTACCAGAATCTGATGAAGAATGGGATGAAGACACTTCTGTTAAAT GTGATAAACTGTTATCAGCTGGCGGAGGCTCAGGTTCAGCACGTAAAAAAAAGCGCCAGTACCGCAACAGTCAAGGTGATACACGTTCTCGGAAAACTTCGGCTTCTTCTGTTAGTTCCTCCGACTGTGATACTACCAGAGATATAGAGGAAGATCTGGAAACATTAGATTTTAGTGACCTAGAAGAGCGAGTTCCTTCTGAATCTCCAGATGGTAAGCCAGATGCAAAAAATAATTATTCAAAACTGCCTTCAATGATACATCCTACAGAAATTGAGGCTGTTTCTCAGGTTTCTCAAG ACAGTAATTCATGGCAGAAAGTTTGTAAGAAGAAGAGTGTAGTTGGTCATTCTGTCATGTTAGTGAAGTCACCGAGAGAATCACCACTTCCAGAAAATATTGAAATTGACCATAGGCCAACAGGAACTCCATCTCCACAAAAATCATCCCAAGCTGAGCTTGATAAGACAGTCACACCCAGCAG TGTCTCAGGAGCACCTGGAGGGGCTTCATTACCCAAATTCCCAAGCTTGCAGAACTCCATGGTTGCCGTGCAGAAGACTGGGCAGCTGCCTAAAAACAG GATCTACTTCAGATAG
- the LOC138372474 gene encoding loricrin-like encodes MLIANVTVELYCVAVVSDGGSGVAGVSDGGSSVAGVSGVAGVSDGGSSVAGVSDGGSGVAGVSDGGSSVAGVSGVAGVSDGGSSVAVVSDGGSSVAGVSDGGSSVAGVSDGGSSVAGVSHGGSSVAAVSHGGSSVAAVSHGGSSVAAVSHGGSSVAAVSHGGSSVAAVSHGGSSVAAVSHGGSSVAAVSHGGSSVAAVSHGGSSVAAVSHGGSSVAAVSHGGSSVAAVSHGGSSVAAVSHGGSSVAAVSH; translated from the coding sequence ATGCTGATAGCCAATGTTACCGTCGAACTGTATTGTGTTGCTGTTGTGTCAGACGGTGGGtcaggtgttgctggtgtgtcagACGGTGggtccagtgttgctggtgtgtcaggtgttgctggtgtgtcagACGGTGggtccagtgttgctggtgtgtcaGACGGTGGGtcaggtgttgctggtgtgtcagatggtgggtccagtgttgctggtgtgtcaggtgttgctggtgtgtcagACGGTGGGTCCAGTGTTGCTGTTGTGTCAGACGGTGggtccagtgttgctggtgtgtcaGACGGTGggtccagtgttgctggtgtgtcaGACGGTGggtccagtgttgctggtgtgtcaCACGGTGGGTCCAGTGTTGCAGCTGTGTCACACGGTGGCTCCAGTGTTGCAGCTGTGTCACACGGTGGCTCCAGTGTTGCAGCTGTGTCACACGGTGGCTCCAGTGTTGCAGCTGTGTCACACGGTGGCTCCAGTGTTGCAGCTGTGTCACACGGTGGCTCCAGTGTTGCAGCTGTGTCACACGGTGGGTCCAGTGTTGCAGCTGTGTCACACGGTGGCTCCAGTGTTGCAGCTGTGTCACACGGTGGCTCCAGTGTTGCAGCTGTGTCACACGGTGGGTCCAGTGTTGCAGCTGTGTCACACGGTGGCTCCAGTGTTGCAGCTGTGTCACACGGTGGCTCCAGTGTTGCAGCTGTGTCACACGGTGGCTCCAGTGTTGCAGCTGTGTCACATTAA
- the LOC123760335 gene encoding inhibitor of Bruton tyrosine kinase isoform X1 — MSRVLESDCTFGCRSRQHGSQISAAIIRGSEAQAIAYMRNLCQRYWCVTDETGKTALHTAASCGKRKVVKWLLSKGASFNQRDWESGYTPLHRALFYGQLHVACALIQAGGSISAVDHDALSPLDHVNFDRPPIVSFTSSLPTHVYVWGNNTNYNLGQTSQHARGTPECLDSLHRECRVIKDVALNKFHTLFLASSGRVYTCGHGQGGRLGLETNSPVITPRPIKAFVHTNVIKVAAGPDHSLFLTDSGQVWSCGTNLYHQLGLSPPPENVYTPRMLTWHKSHKDVIVGIGAAKYHSVMWTSRVLYTFGLNAGQLGHFKNANECTIVTPRNVTSVVVREDSNLASVAVSDGATVLSTSNGDVYVLHQYQIRKVASKMHGVVKVACVGGHLDSKVGADGLIEHGGDDLKIAVLTGRGTGHLYLWTEQSSHLSRCLFSINREISLTDFCLGRHCLAVVTDNGEAFSAIVLPARERKTSEKPLIRKSWGSSSQLIEFLDRSTCVVLRLTRIVALHRTICVMCDPKGLNFAALQNEPNSYLLDLPQVSTSTLKEDFKTLLKEENESDTIHDVVICCGAQKFFAHSYILACHSGYFRHRLFSVKENLKNDNVDVQKEWGTLHNSEKKYFTLQDVPPDIFQEVLVYIYTGSCKLISQDCTSHGQLLDNVTGNNPSMNDWVLSENLQQKPNHSVIKEVEHLQSTNKQKKKKGGKLSRVKTAGTQPVRAALAVAKKLEVTSLERELDKIRILDGYIEAESGGCQKDMKSWEEYKYSREKHQELWDVMIRSKTGDILGAHKCILAARLEYFRCMFGASWIEATASKSLNMPLPTSVLVIILDYLYEDESPKLRHCRDPEFVCNVLAVADQFFITRLREICEDVLSGLLTLKNAAELLEFASNYNAVQLKETAMQFISLNLTAVLENGSLLSISNSDVLVELSGYYRRFIPRMSCRMMTPHNYPPYADELEQILEERPFILPESDEEWDEDTSVKCDKLLSAGGGSGSARKKKRQYRNSQGDTRSRKTSASSVSSSDCDTTRDIEEDLETLDFSDLEERVPSESPDGKPDAKNNYSKLPSMIHPTEIEAVSQVSQDSNSWQKVCKKKSVVGHSVMLVKSPRESPLPENIEIDHRPTGTPSPQKSSQAELDKTVTPSSVSGAPGGASLPKFPSLQNSMVAVQKTGQLPKNSKTGKMSQKQRKKLAAEAAASAASAAEAALPVVSKMQIPNSTPKKSAPAWGSTKDFIATATSPTSSQTLADIMKAEEARVKKVSAPVVIRSSKTLHMSGTPVRKSFSWGHDDISQVGQMNTESEGSGMWSMVASSPPVSPVGSNLPSPGHSHLDKSIAQSPSQLPAVPDFSHILLEEETHSDNLIKERSKPLAMIQLEDRAIEELLAFYGSSECFEEKITVTRVRTTVANPTWSK, encoded by the exons ATGAGTCGTGTACTAGAGTCAGACTGCACCTTTGGGTGTCGTTCCCGGCAGCATGGGTCTCAAATTTCCGCAGCAATCATCAGGGGCTCAGAGGCGCAAGCTATTGCATATATGAGA AATTTGTGTCAGCGTTACTGGTGTGTGACAGATGAAACAGGGAAGACGGCACTTCACACAGCAGCATCTTGTGGCAAGAGAAAG GTTGTGAAATGGCTACTCTCCAAAGGTGCATCATTCAATCAGCGTGACTGGGAGAGTGGTTATACCCCTCTACATCGTGCACTCTTTTACGGCCAGCTTCATGTTGCTTGTGCTTTAATTCAG GCTGGAGGAAGCATTTCTGCCGTAGACCACGATGCTCTTTCACCACTGGATCATGTGAATTTTGATCGCCCACCAATTGTCTCCTTCACCAGCTCATTACCTACTCATGTCTATGTTTGGGGCAACAACACAAATTACAACTTAGGCCAG ACTAGCCAACATGCAAGAGGAACTCCAGAGTGTTTAGACTCATTACACCGTGAATGTCGTGTGATAAAAGATGTGGCGCTGAACAAGTTTCACACACTGTTTCTTGCTAGCAGTGGTCGTGTGTATACCTGTGGTCATGGCCAAGGAGGAAGGCTAGGACTGGAAACCAACTCTCCAGTTATTACTCCACGCCCTATAAAGGCCTTCGTACACACTAATGTTATCAAGGTGGCTGCAGGACCAGACCATTCTCTGTTTTTAACTGATTCTGGACAA GTGTGGAGTTGTGGTACTAACTTGTATCACCAGCTGGGTCTCAGTCCCCCTCCAGAGAATGTTTATACTCCAAGAATGCTTACTTGGCACAAGTCTCATAAAGATGTAATCGTTGGTATTGGTGCAGCTAAATATCACTCTGTGATGTGGACTTCTCGAGTGCTTTATACATTTGGCCTCAATGCAGGACAGCTTGGTCACTTCAAGAATGCTAATGAATGCACTATTGTTACTCCTAGAAATGTAACATCAGTTGTTGTTAGAGAAGATAGTAATCTTGCCAGTGTGGCGGTCAGTGATGGAGCTACAGTGCTCTCAACTTCTAATGGAGATGTATATGTTCTTCATCAGTATCAGATTCGCAAAGTAGCTTCCAAGATGCATGGAGTGGTAAAAGTAGCCTGTGTTGGAGGCCATTTAGATTCTAAAGTTGGAGCTGATGGACTTATAGAGCATGGAGGTGATGACCTAAAGATTGCTGTTCTAACTGGACGTGGAACCGGTCATCTGTACCTGTGGACTGAACAGTCATCTCATTTGTCTCGCTGCCTTTTCAGTATTAACAGAGAAATCAGCTTAACTGATTTTTGTCTTGGTCGTCATTGTCTTGCAGTGGTAACAGATAATGGCGAAGCTTTCTCAGCAATTGTTTTGCCTGCTCGTGAACGCAAGACGTCTGAAAAACCTTTAATTCGTAAATCTTGGGGATCATCAAGCCAACTCATTGAATTTCTTGATCGCAGTACTTGTGTTGTATTACGTTTAACTCGCATTGTTGCATTACATCGCACCATTTGTGTTATGTGTGATCCAAAAGGTCTAAATTTTGCTGCCCTCCAGAATGAGCCAAATTCTTATTTGCTTGATTTACCTCAGGTAAGCACTAGCACTTTGAAGGAAGATTTTAAAACCTTACTGAAAGAAGAAAATGAATCTGACACAATACATGATGTTGTAATTTGTTGTGGGGCTCAAAAATTTTTTGCTCATTCCTATATTTTGGCCTGTCACAGTGGTTATTTCCGACACCGCCTCTTTAGCGTTAAAGAGAACTTAAAGAATGATAATGTGGATGTCCAGAAGGAGTGGGGCACTCTTCATAACTCCGAAAAGAAGTATTTTACTCTCCAAGATGTTCCACCAGATATCTTTCAAGAGgttcttgtgtatatatacaccggTTCTTGCAAACTCATTTCTCAAGACTGTACTTCACATGGCCAGCTTCTGGATAATGTAACTGGAAACAATCCAAGTATGAATGATTGGGTGCTTAGTGAAAATTTGCAACAAAAGCCAAATCATTCAGTGATTAAAGAAGTGGAGCATTTACAATCTACCAACAAACAAAAGAAGAAAAAAGGAGGCAAGTTGTCAAGGGTGAAGACAGCAGGCACCCAACCAGTGCGAGCTGCACTTGCAGTTGCAAAGAAACTGGAAGTTACATCATTagaaagagaacttgataagatAAGAATATTGGATGGATATATTGAAGCAGAGTCGGGTGGATGTCAAAA GGATATGAAGTCTTGGGAAGAATATAAATACAGTCGGGAGAAACATCAGGAACTATGGGATGTGATGATCCGCAGCAAAACTGGAGACATTCTTGGCGCCCACAAATGCATCCTTGCTGCAAGATTAGAATATTTTCGTTGCATGTTTGGGGCTAGCTGGATTGAG GCTACTGCATCCAAATCACTGAACATGCCTTTACCAACCAGCGTACTTGTCATTATTCTGGACTACCTATACGAAGATGAATCTCCCAAGCTACGTCATTGTCGAGATCCAGAATTTGTCTGCAATGTGCTAGCCGTTGCAGATCAGTTTTTTATTACTAGGTTACGGGAAATATGTGAAGATGTCTTAAGTGGCTTGCTTACATTGAAGAATGCAGCAGAGCTATTGGAATTTGCATCAAACTATAATGCAGTTCAGTTAAAAGAAACTGCAATGCAGTTTATCAGTCTAAATCTCACTGCAGTATTAGAAAATGG ATCTTTGCTCTCTATCAGTAATAGTGATGTGCTCGTAGAACTGAGTGGCTATTACAGAAGATTTATCCCTCGCATGTCCTGTCGGATGATGACTCCTCACAATTACCCTCCTTATGCAGACGAATTGGAGCAAATCCTCGAGGAGAGGCCATTTATATTACCAGAATCTGATGAAGAATGGGATGAAGACACTTCTGTTAAAT GTGATAAACTGTTATCAGCTGGCGGAGGCTCAGGTTCAGCACGTAAAAAAAAGCGCCAGTACCGCAACAGTCAAGGTGATACACGTTCTCGGAAAACTTCGGCTTCTTCTGTTAGTTCCTCCGACTGTGATACTACCAGAGATATAGAGGAAGATCTGGAAACATTAGATTTTAGTGACCTAGAAGAGCGAGTTCCTTCTGAATCTCCAGATGGTAAGCCAGATGCAAAAAATAATTATTCAAAACTGCCTTCAATGATACATCCTACAGAAATTGAGGCTGTTTCTCAGGTTTCTCAAG ACAGTAATTCATGGCAGAAAGTTTGTAAGAAGAAGAGTGTAGTTGGTCATTCTGTCATGTTAGTGAAGTCACCGAGAGAATCACCACTTCCAGAAAATATTGAAATTGACCATAGGCCAACAGGAACTCCATCTCCACAAAAATCATCCCAAGCTGAGCTTGATAAGACAGTCACACCCAGCAG TGTCTCAGGAGCACCTGGAGGGGCTTCATTACCCAAATTCCCAAGCTTGCAGAACTCCATGGTTGCCGTGCAGAAGACTGGGCAGCTGCCTAAAAACAG CAAGACTGGCAAGATGTCTCAGAAGCAGCGCAAGAAActggcagcagaagcagcagcttcGGCAGCTTCGGCAGCAGAAGCAGCTTTACCTGTGGTATCAAAGATGCAAATACCAAACTCTACACCAAAAAAGTCTGCACCAGCTTGGG GCTCCACCAAAGATTTCATTGCTACAGCTACTTCTCCAACTAGTTCCCAGACACTGGCAGACATTATGAAGGCTGAGGAGGCAAGGGTAAAAAAAGTCAGTGCTCCAGTAGTAATTCGAAGCAGCAAAACCCTACATATGTCGGGTACTCCAGTCAGAAAAAG TTTCAGTTGGGGCCATGATGATATTTCACAAGTTGGTCAGATGAACACAGAAAGTGAAGGTAGTGGAATGTGGTCCATGGTGGCATCTTCACCACCAGTTTCTCCAGTGGGCAGCAACCTTCCTTCTCCTGGTCACAGCCACTTAGATAAAAGTATTGCACAATCACCTTCTCAACTACCTGCGGTTCCAGATTTTTCTCACATTCTGCTTGAGGAAGAAACCCACTCGGATAATTTAATTAAAGAACGCTCCAAACCCTTGGCAATGATACAG tTGGAAGATCGTGCCATTGAAGAATTGTTGGCCTTCTATGGATCATCAGAATGTTTTGAAGAAAAAATTACTGTTACTCGTGTGAGAACAACTGTTGCCAATCCGACTTGGAGTAAATGA